CTCGCGGTATTCGCCGGTGGCGTATTTCTGCGGGCCGGGGCCGTACTCGAGAAAGACCAGCAGGTTGGCGCGGGGGTTGTATGGGGGCAGCGGGGCGGGGGCGCGCGCCTGGGCGCGTTTGAAGGCGTCGCTGCCGTCGCCGCCGAGTTTCACGGTGGCGTAGCCGTCGAGGTAGTCCAGAAGGATGTAATCCCCGGCGTACGTTTTGTTTTCCGCATCGCTGTCCATGAACTGGGCATTGCGGAAGCAGGCGCGGGCGTTGTCCACTTCTCCCGCCCGCCAATACAGGAGGCCGCGATAGAAGTTGGCCATGGAGCGCTCATACGGCTCGCCGATGAAGGATTTTTTGGCTTCCTCGTGGAAGAGGCTGCGGGCTTTTTTGGCATCGCGGTCAGGGCCAAAGATGTTGTTGACCCGGGCCAGGGCTTCGTCGAGCAGGCGGGTGGCCGTGTCATATTGGCCGCGGCGCAGGGCATGCAGGGCGGTGCGATACTGCCAGAGCACGCGGTCGCGCGGGGGGGCGCGCACAATCATGGCCAGGCCGTGCGCCACGGGGTCGGCCTGGGCGTCCGGCAACGGCGGGCCGGGGGGCGTGGTGACACACCCCGCCATTCCCAGAAGGGCGCACAACAACCAAACCGGCCAGGCCTTCATAAAAAATGCGGCGGGCGCCGCCGGAGCTTAGCGGTAGGCGGCGTCTTCCTGTCCCTGCTTTTTCACCTCCATGGAATCTTTGAACACAATTTCGGAGGTGCGGGCGTTAATCAGTTCAAAGGTGTAGAGGATGTAATCACTGGTGCCGCGCGAGGTGCGGGTGGTCAGGCTCTGGAGCTTGCCCGTGAGGAAGTAATCCGCGCCTTTGAATTCCTGCACGTTGGGGTCGGAGGTGGAGGTGACCTGCCCGCTGCGTTTCATCTCGCGCTCGCGCTCCAGCGCCGCCAGCCGCTCGCGGGCGAGGAAGCGGACCTTGCCGCCGGCCTTGCTGATGAGCTCGGTCTGGATGCGGGTCAGGAAGATGTCTTTGTTGATGGTGAACCGGGTTTCGTTGATGACCGGGTCCAGCACGATGTAGGGCGGGGTCTGGGCGTTTTTGATTTCCGGCACATTAAGGATGTTGCGGGCAATCTTATCGGTTACCGCCACCAAGTCTTGCGACTCGATACCGGTGCCGGCCACAAACCCGGCTTCATCCGGGCGCAGGACGGTGACGCCGGTGCCCGAGGGATTTTTCACGCCAGCCGAGGTGCAACCGCCAGCCACGGCGGCCAACACGCCCAGGCACAGCCAATGTTTCCAAAAATTCATTTTCATAAGGTCATGCTTCTGCTTGGGGTGGCGCGT
This is a stretch of genomic DNA from Fontisphaera persica. It encodes these proteins:
- a CDS encoding penicillin-binding protein activator LpoB, whose translation is MKMNFWKHWLCLGVLAAVAGGCTSAGVKNPSGTGVTVLRPDEAGFVAGTGIESQDLVAVTDKIARNILNVPEIKNAQTPPYIVLDPVINETRFTINKDIFLTRIQTELISKAGGKVRFLARERLAALEREREMKRSGQVTSTSDPNVQEFKGADYFLTGKLQSLTTRTSRGTSDYILYTFELINARTSEIVFKDSMEVKKQGQEDAAYR